DNA from Drosophila gunungcola strain Sukarami chromosome 3L unlocalized genomic scaffold, Dgunungcola_SK_2 000002F, whole genome shotgun sequence:
CAGACGCCAACACCTTTTCCCAAAATCAGGTTGTTCAGGCGCGCCGTTCGCACACTAATTGGCTCCAGTTTGGGCGGCATATTGAGCTCCGTATGCTTATAACTTTTTCACATAAACTAGATATTCAGAAACCCGTAAAATGCCTGCGCATTTCAGTCGCCGTTTTGCTTTGaatgggaaaaaaaagaagcgcCGACAGAAGCCAAAAAGCCAGGGCTACGTGCTCACTCTGCAGAGTTGCATTTAGGGTTGCAGACAGGGTTGGCCAGGGAGCCGTcgtaattttttcaaattcaaacaGACAAACCCATTTTATAAATCCATTTTTTACTTTAACCAAGATTTAGaaactaaaactttttctttttaacaaaataaacaaaatagatAACATTACTTGCTCGCTGCCATGCCGCTGCTTTCCACCCGCGCTTTCCAACACCCGACGACGCACTCGCTCGAGCGAAAATCGTTCATTTTCGACGGGTAGGTTTTCGCAGACGGACGGAGCAAAGATTTGTGCAtcgaaaattgcaattttcacATTTAAAGCCGTGTGTGCTGCACCACAGACATTGGAAAAGAGTTTTCCGCACTTGTGGGGAAACGCAGGTCCACAAAGAAAACTCGGCTGTAAGGCTATTGGCCGTAAATTCGCCCTGGAACTGGAGGGCAATTGCgtgtgaaaaaaaagaagagcaGAGGCTAAAACCGTCGAGAAGTCGTTGTCGTCGCGCTCGCTataattgtttgcttttggccaGAGAAATTCGTGTGTGCCTGTTGGCAAAAAACACTTAACAATAGTTTGTATTTCGGGTGTGAGTGCGCAGTGAAGTAATAGCCAAGATGAGCGGGGGATTGCCGGAGTTGGGCTCCAAAATCAGCCTCATTTCCAAGGCGGACATTCGATATGAGGGCCGCCTGTACACTGTGGATCCGCAGGAGTGCACCATTGCGCTCTCGAGTGGTAAGTATTAAAAATCTCCCACGTAGTTATATATACGGTGTGTAGGTGCCGTAATCtgcgccaaaaaaaaatccatgTAAAAAAACGGTTCACCGAAAAGAAAATGGAttctttccattttttttgtgtgtctcctctttttttcgtttctttttgttagtttttacAGTAATTTCATACTCTGCGAGAGAGCAATTGCCGCTCTTACTCCCTCTCTCGGGTCTCACTTatgctttttgtttgtcatGTTGGCTTTGGCCTGTTTTTGTCTCTCGCTTGTTGTTGTACAGTGTTGCTTTTGCATTTTACATGACACACATACAAATCCACACGCACACTTGCAAATCCCCAatgcaatttgtttatttgcaaaaacaatTTCGATTTGGCGCCAGATAACGGGATCCACGGGCTCCCGTTACGAGTGTCAGTGCCCTGGAaggcaaaaaggaaaaacggGGGAGAGAGTGGAACGCACAAATACCGGCAAAACATGCGTTTCCCTGTTGAGGTTAAATAGGAATCGCAGCATAACCTTAATGGGTTTACATGGGTTTCACTACTTTagatttttgatatttaatgttgtttattatataatgCAATTTGTCTAAAACAATCTGCCAAACCTCCCCTATCGGAAACTATGATTTCGAATCCAGAAAGCTTGTCTAAAATCAAAACgtttaaagattttgtttagattttttgtatttaaactaattttaaatttgaaattaaacaataaatcgTGTTAAATACTAGTAATGATTGGGTCTGGACCAATAATGTGGGTGACACAAACTGTATATATAAAactgtaatttaaaaaatgattgaaaatATGTTATCTTTTCATGAAACACTCAAAATCGACTGGGGAATATGGaatctaatttaaaattctctCCATTTCTTAGTGCGGTCCTTCGGAACGGAAGATCGGGACACCCAGTTCCAGATAGCGCCGCAGTCGCAGATCTACGACTATATCCTCTTCCGGGGATCGGACATCAAGGACATTCGCGTCGTCAACAACCACACGCTGCCGCACCACAATGACCCGGCGATCATGCAGGCCCAGCTCCAGAACGGACCGCCCCAGATGCCGCAACACTTTCCCATGCCCAGCGGGATGAGCGctccgccgcagcagcagcaggtaccgtcgcaacagcagcagccgcccCAGATGCCAGGTGGAGGTGGTAACGGCGGCGCCGGCGGAGGAGGGGCTCCCGGTGGAGGTGCCCCGGGCTACGGCAACGGCAATCCGTTCGGCAACCTCGGCGGACCTAACCTAGCCAGCATGGTGGGCAACGCGGGCGGATCACTCGCTCCCGGATCCGGAGCCCCAGGCAGCGGACCCTTTATGCACCTCGGCGGcaatcagcaacagcagaagcCTCAGCAGCAAAAACCGCCAAGTGAGTTCAATTTCATCAGATTTTGTaagattattttaataacGTTAAGCAAGTTGTATACTTGAAAAGTTCTAGATTGAATATCAGTTTGAAGTAAATTTTCGCTAACAATCAGTAACATTGTTCTAAAGGATTATGCAAAATTGTCAcaatataatacatttttgaaatcttGTTTCACTACTAATGTTACAACCATATATAACTTGttcaattttgatttcaataaGATAATCTAAAACATTTACAATTAGCTTTATCTTACCGAAGAATACCGACATAGTAATACCTCTACAGTTGGTACTGAATTAATAGCAAGACTAAGATTTCTtatggaaaattataaaatttcgcTGACGCTAGTATTTTGTTGGATCACCTCTTGAAAttgtgaatttaaaatttctttggACTAATATTTACCCGTGCCTGCGCGCATTATTCTCTCCATTTCGTCCTCGTTGCGTCCTCTTTATGTATATAGTTTCCGTTCTAGACATGCTGGCCGGAGCCTCGCGCTCGACGACGCCCATTAGCCTGATTGTGAGTCCCACGGCGGAGCTgacccagcagcagcagctgcaccaGCAGCAGAACGCTGGCCAGGGTGGCAACGGACGCGATGCAGGTCATAAGCGCCAGaaccaccagcagcaccagaatcagcagcagcagcaggcccagCAGCAGCGCGGCGGCGGTCCCAGCCACAACAacatgcagcagcagcaacagcgcgGCGGCAGTGGTACCGATTTCTAcaaccagcaccaccagcagcggGATCGTCGTGACTCCGGCCGTCAGATGGATAACAACTTCAGCAacaattacaataacaatCAGCGCAATCGCGGCGGCGGTAATGgcatgcaacaacaacagcagcagcgagG
Protein-coding regions in this window:
- the LOC128257816 gene encoding protein LSM14 homolog B isoform X1 codes for the protein MSGGLPELGSKISLISKADIRYEGRLYTVDPQECTIALSSVRSFGTEDRDTQFQIAPQSQIYDYILFRGSDIKDIRVVNNHTLPHHNDPAIMQAQLQNGPPQMPQHFPMPSGMSAPPQQQQVPSQQQQPPQMPGGGGNGGAGGGGAPGGGAPGYGNGNPFGNLGGPNLASMVGNAGGSLAPGSGAPGSGPFMHLGGNQQQQKPQQQKPPISVLDMLAGASRSTTPISLIVSPTAELTQQQQLHQQQNAGQGGNGRDAGHKRQNHQQHQNQQQQQAQQQRGGGPSHNNMQQQQQRGGSGTDFYNQHHQQRDRRDSGRQMDNNFSNNYNNNQRNRGGGNGMQQQQQQRGGNGGGGGAGGNGGGNNAAWNMHRGGQNSNNMMMRNRGMGSRGPMRPNQGYRPQSANQNKPRNKIKFEGDFDFEQANNKFEELRSQLAKLKVAEDANAKTTTNSTTTTATATNEQVGEKVEGVHTLNGETDKKDDSGNETGAGEHEPEEDDVAVCYDKTKSFFDNISCEAAQDRSKNKKNDWRQERKLNTETFGVSSTRRGSYRGRNHYYNNNGNMGGAGNGGMNSGYGGAPGYNRNNYRMGGGGNFRNRSNNRNNGGGNRGGNGMPNITNGNANTAAALKAANNVGSGSNATDSNAPNATTTTTKSTSLLPEQTQQVAAVSQ
- the LOC128257816 gene encoding protein LSM14 homolog B isoform X6, with translation MSGGLPELGSKISLISKADIRYEGRLYTVDPQECTIALSSVRSFGTEDRDTQFQIAPQSQIYDYILFRGSDIKDIRVVNNHTLPHHNDPAIMQAQLQNGPPQMPQHFPMPSGMSAPPQQQQVPSQQQQPPQMPGGGGNGGAGGGGAPGGGAPGYGNGNPFGNLGGPNLASMVGNAGGSLAPGSGAPGSGPFMHLGGNQQQQKPQQQKPPISVLDMLAGASRSTTPISLIVSPTAELTQQQQLHQQQNAGQGGNGRDAGHKRQNHQQHQNQQQQQAQQQRGGGPSHNNMQQQQQRGGSGTDFYNQHHQQRDRRDSGRQMDNNFSNNYNNNQRNRGGGNGMQQQQQQRGGNGGGGGAGGNGGGNNAAWNMHRGGQNSNNMMMRNRGMGSRGPMRPNQGYRPQSANQNKPRNKIKFEGDFDFEQANNKFEELRSQLAKLKVAEDANAKTTTNSTTTTATATNEQLNGETDKKDDSGNETGAGEHEPEEDDVAVCYDKTKSFFDNISCEAAQDRSKNKKNDWRQERKLNTETFGVSSTRRGSYRGRNHYYNNNGNMGGAGNGGMNSGYGGAPGYNRNNYRMGGGGNFRNRSNNRNNGGGNRGGNGMPNITNGNANTAAALKAANNVGSGSNATDSNAPNATTTTTKSTSLLPEQTQQVAAVCK
- the LOC128257816 gene encoding protein LSM14 homolog B isoform X5; amino-acid sequence: MSGGLPELGSKISLISKADIRYEGRLYTVDPQECTIALSSVRSFGTEDRDTQFQIAPQSQIYDYILFRGSDIKDIRVVNNHTLPHHNDPAIMQAQLQNGPPQMPQHFPMPSGMSAPPQQQQVPSQQQQPPQMPGGGGNGGAGGGGAPGGGAPGYGNGNPFGNLGGPNLASMVGNAGGSLAPGSGAPGSGPFMHLGGNQQQQKPQQQKPPISVLDMLAGASRSTTPISLIVSPTAELTQQQQLHQQQNAGQGGNGRDAGHKRQNHQQHQNQQQQQAQQQRGGGPSHNNMQQQQQRGGSGTDFYNQHHQQRDRRDSGRQMDNNFSNNYNNNQRNRGGGNGMQQQQQQRGGNGGGGGAGGNGGGNNAAWNMHRGGQNSNNMMMRNRGMGSRGPMRPNQGYRPQSANQNKPRNKIKFEGDFDFEQANNKFEELRSQLAKLKVAEDANAKTTTNSTTTTATATNEQLNGETDKKDDSGNETGAGEHEPEEDDVAVCYDKTKSFFDNISCEAAQDRSKNKKNDWRQERKLNTETFGVSSTRRGSYRGRNHYYNNNGNMGGAGNGGMNSGYGGAPGYNRNNYRMGGGGNFRNRSNNRNNGGGNRGGNGMPNITNGNANTAAALKAANNVGSGSNATDSNAPNATTTTTKSTSLLPEQTQQVAAVSQ
- the LOC128257816 gene encoding protein LSM14 homolog B-A isoform X3, whose amino-acid sequence is MSGGLPELGSKISLISKADIRYEGRLYTVDPQECTIALSSVRSFGTEDRDTQFQIAPQSQIYDYILFRGSDIKDIRVVNNHTLPHHNDPAIMQAQLQNGPPQMPQHFPMPSGMSAPPQQQQVPSQQQQPPQMPGGGGNGGAGGGGAPGGGAPGYGNGNPFGNLGGPNLASMVGNAGGSLAPGSGAPGSGPFMHLGGNQQQQKPQQQKPPNMLAGASRSTTPISLIVSPTAELTQQQQLHQQQNAGQGGNGRDAGHKRQNHQQHQNQQQQQAQQQRGGGPSHNNMQQQQQRGGSGTDFYNQHHQQRDRRDSGRQMDNNFSNNYNNNQRNRGGGNGMQQQQQQRGGNGGGGGAGGNGGGNNAAWNMHRGGQNSNNMMMRNRGMGSRGPMRPNQGYRPQSANQNKPRNKIKFEGDFDFEQANNKFEELRSQLAKLKVAEDANAKTTTNSTTTTATATNEQVGEKVEGVHTLNGETDKKDDSGNETGAGEHEPEEDDVAVCYDKTKSFFDNISCEAAQDRSKNKKNDWRQERKLNTETFGVSSTRRGSYRGRNHYYNNNGNMGGAGNGGMNSGYGGAPGYNRNNYRMGGGGNFRNRSNNRNNGGGNRGGNGMPNITNGNANTAAALKAANNVGSGSNATDSNAPNATTTTTKSTSLLPEQTQQVAAVSQ
- the LOC128257816 gene encoding protein LSM14 homolog B isoform X2; the protein is MSGGLPELGSKISLISKADIRYEGRLYTVDPQECTIALSSVRSFGTEDRDTQFQIAPQSQIYDYILFRGSDIKDIRVVNNHTLPHHNDPAIMQAQLQNGPPQMPQHFPMPSGMSAPPQQQQVPSQQQQPPQMPGGGGNGGAGGGGAPGGGAPGYGNGNPFGNLGGPNLASMVGNAGGSLAPGSGAPGSGPFMHLGGNQQQQKPQQQKPPISVLDMLAGASRSTTPISLIVSPTAELTQQQQLHQQQNAGQGGNGRDAGHKRQNHQQHQNQQQQQAQQQRGGGPSHNNMQQQQQRGGSGTDFYNQHHQQRDRRDSGRQMDNNFSNNYNNNQRNRGGGNGMQQQQQQRGGNGGGGGAGGNGGGNNAAWNMHRGGQNSNNMMMRNRGMGSRGPMRPNQGYRPQSANQNKPRNKIKFEGDFDFEQANNKFEELRSQLAKLKVAEDANAKTTTNSTTTTATATNEQVGEKVEGVHTLNGETDKKDDSGNETGAGEHEPEEDDVAVCYDKTKSFFDNISCEAAQDRSKNKKNDWRQERKLNTETFGVSSTRRGSYRGRNHYYNNNGNMGGAGNGGMNSGYGGAPGYNRNNYRMGGGGNFRNRSNNRNNGGGNRGGNGMPNITNGNANTAAALKAANNVGSGSNATDSNAPNATTTTTKSTSLLPEQTQQVAAVCK
- the LOC128257816 gene encoding protein LSM14 homolog B-A isoform X4; the encoded protein is MSGGLPELGSKISLISKADIRYEGRLYTVDPQECTIALSSVRSFGTEDRDTQFQIAPQSQIYDYILFRGSDIKDIRVVNNHTLPHHNDPAIMQAQLQNGPPQMPQHFPMPSGMSAPPQQQQVPSQQQQPPQMPGGGGNGGAGGGGAPGGGAPGYGNGNPFGNLGGPNLASMVGNAGGSLAPGSGAPGSGPFMHLGGNQQQQKPQQQKPPNMLAGASRSTTPISLIVSPTAELTQQQQLHQQQNAGQGGNGRDAGHKRQNHQQHQNQQQQQAQQQRGGGPSHNNMQQQQQRGGSGTDFYNQHHQQRDRRDSGRQMDNNFSNNYNNNQRNRGGGNGMQQQQQQRGGNGGGGGAGGNGGGNNAAWNMHRGGQNSNNMMMRNRGMGSRGPMRPNQGYRPQSANQNKPRNKIKFEGDFDFEQANNKFEELRSQLAKLKVAEDANAKTTTNSTTTTATATNEQVGEKVEGVHTLNGETDKKDDSGNETGAGEHEPEEDDVAVCYDKTKSFFDNISCEAAQDRSKNKKNDWRQERKLNTETFGVSSTRRGSYRGRNHYYNNNGNMGGAGNGGMNSGYGGAPGYNRNNYRMGGGGNFRNRSNNRNNGGGNRGGNGMPNITNGNANTAAALKAANNVGSGSNATDSNAPNATTTTTKSTSLLPEQTQQVAAVCK
- the LOC128257816 gene encoding protein LSM14 homolog B-A isoform X7, whose product is MSGGLPELGSKISLISKADIRYEGRLYTVDPQECTIALSSVRSFGTEDRDTQFQIAPQSQIYDYILFRGSDIKDIRVVNNHTLPHHNDPAIMQAQLQNGPPQMPQHFPMPSGMSAPPQQQQVPSQQQQPPQMPGGGGNGGAGGGGAPGGGAPGYGNGNPFGNLGGPNLASMVGNAGGSLAPGSGAPGSGPFMHLGGNQQQQKPQQQKPPNMLAGASRSTTPISLIVSPTAELTQQQQLHQQQNAGQGGNGRDAGHKRQNHQQHQNQQQQQAQQQRGGGPSHNNMQQQQQRGGSGTDFYNQHHQQRDRRDSGRQMDNNFSNNYNNNQRNRGGGNGMQQQQQQRGGNGGGGGAGGNGGGNNAAWNMHRGGQNSNNMMMRNRGMGSRGPMRPNQGYRPQSANQNKPRNKIKFEGDFDFEQANNKFEELRSQLAKLKVAEDANAKTTTNSTTTTATATNEQLNGETDKKDDSGNETGAGEHEPEEDDVAVCYDKTKSFFDNISCEAAQDRSKNKKNDWRQERKLNTETFGVSSTRRGSYRGRNHYYNNNGNMGGAGNGGMNSGYGGAPGYNRNNYRMGGGGNFRNRSNNRNNGGGNRGGNGMPNITNGNANTAAALKAANNVGSGSNATDSNAPNATTTTTKSTSLLPEQTQQVAAVCK